The proteins below come from a single Argentina anserina chromosome 1, drPotAnse1.1, whole genome shotgun sequence genomic window:
- the LOC126782917 gene encoding indole-3-pyruvate monooxygenase YUCCA2-like isoform X1 — translation MDFLKELEGKRVHDPLIHFQSKTDMADAKTTRRIWVPGPVIVGAGPSGLAAAACLKEKGIPSLILERANCIASLWQLKTYDRLRLHLPKQFCELILMPFPADFPTYPTKQQFLGYLKAYAERFDLKPAFNTTVVSAKYDSHSGLWLVKTLGLKTEEEIEYVCQWLIVATGENAEEVVPEFEGASDFGGTIVHTSSYKSGELFQGKKVLVVGCGNSGMEVCLDLCNYNAKPSLVVKDSVHILPQEILGISTFGLSMWLLKWFPMRLVDRFLLLVSRFLLGDTTRFGINRPQRGPLELKSVSGKTPVLDVGTVAKIRSGDIKVRKAIKQVKHQSVEFVDGKVESFDAIILATGYRSNVMSWLKETSMFNKKDGLPRKAFPNGWKGESGLYSVGFTQRGLLGASLDAKRIAEDIEYRWKAEKATHIMPRLVTCACACPLAQP, via the exons ATGGACTTTCTGAAGGAGCTGGAAGGAAAACGAGTACATGATCCTTTGATTCATTTCCAATCCAAAACAGACATGGCAGATGCCAAAACGACAAGGCGTATATGGGTTCCCGGACCGGTGATAGTGGGAGCAGGACCTTCCGGCCTAGCCGCCGCAGCTTGTCTGAAGGAAAAAGGTATTCCGAGCTTAATCCTCGAAAGGGCCAACTGCATAGCTTCGTTATGGCAGCTGAAGACTTACGACCGTCTCCGTCTTCATCTCCCAAAACAGTTCTGCGAGCTCATTCTCATGCCATTCCCTGCAGATTTCCCAACCTACCCGACCAAACAGCAGTTCCTTGGTTACTTAAAGGCTTACGCAGAGCGTTTTGATCTAAAGCCGGCTTTCAACACGACGGTGGTGAGTGCCAAGTACGACAGTCACTCCGGTCTTTGGCTGGTTAAGACTTTGGGGTTGAAAACAGAGGAGGAGATTGAGTACGTTTGTCAGTGGCTGATAGTCGCCACCGGAGAAAATGCCGAGGAGGTTGTGCCGGAGTTTGAAGGAGCCAGTGACTTTGGTGGGACCATTGTTCATACGAGCTCTTACAAGAGCGGCGAGCTGTTCCAGGGAAAGAAGGTTTTAGTTGTTGGATGTGGGAATTCAGGCATGGAGGTTTGCTTGGATCTCTGCAACTATAATGCAAAGCCCTCACTTGTGGTTAAAGATTCG GTGCACATTTTGCCGCAAGAGATACTGGGAATATCGACTTTTGGGCTGTCGATGTGGTTGCTCAAGTGGTTTCCCATGCGCCTTGTGGATCGCTTCTTGCTTCTCGTCTCACGCTTTCTGCTTGGCGACACAACTCGCTTTGGAATCAACCGTCCTCAGCGTGGCCCTCTCGAGCTCAAGTCCGTCTCCGGCAAGACACCTGTGCTCGATGTTGGAACCGTCGCTAAGATCCGAAGTGGTGATATCAAG GTGCGCAAGGCGATAAAGCAAGTAAAACATCAATCCGTGGAGTTCGTAGACGGAAAAGTGGAGAGTTTCGACGCCATAATTTTGGCAACAGGTTACAGAAGTAATGTGATGTCATGGTTGAAG GAAACGAGCATGTTTAATAAAAAAGATGGATTGCCGCGGAAGGCATTTCCAAACGGATGGAAAGGGGAGAGCGGGTTGTATTCTGTGGGGTTTACACAGCGTGGGTTGCTAGGGGCTTCTCTGGATGCAAAGAGAATTGCAGAAGACATCGAGTATCGCTGGAAAGCAGAGAAGGCCACCCACATCATGCCCCGCTTGGTCACTTGTGCTTGTGCTTGTCCACTAGCACAACCCTAG
- the LOC126782917 gene encoding indole-3-pyruvate monooxygenase YUCCA2-like isoform X2 has protein sequence MDFLKELEGKRVHDPLIHFQSKTDMADAKTTRRIWVPGPVIVGAGPSGLAAAACLKEKGIPSLILERANCIASLWQLKTYDRLRLHLPKQFCELILMPFPADFPTYPTKQQFLGYLKAYAERFDLKPAFNTTVVSAKYDSHSGLWLVKTLGLKTEEEIEYVCQWLIVATGENAEEVVPEFEGASDFGGTIVHTSSYKSGELFQGKKVLVVGCGNSGMEVCLDLCNYNAKPSLVVKDSVHILPQEILGISTFGLSMWLLKWFPMRLVDRFLLLVSRFLLGDTTRFGINRPQRGPLELKSVSGKTPVLDVGTVAKIRSGDIKVRKAIKQVKHQSVEFVDGKVESFDAIILATGYRSNVMSWLKGFDENSYRRF, from the exons ATGGACTTTCTGAAGGAGCTGGAAGGAAAACGAGTACATGATCCTTTGATTCATTTCCAATCCAAAACAGACATGGCAGATGCCAAAACGACAAGGCGTATATGGGTTCCCGGACCGGTGATAGTGGGAGCAGGACCTTCCGGCCTAGCCGCCGCAGCTTGTCTGAAGGAAAAAGGTATTCCGAGCTTAATCCTCGAAAGGGCCAACTGCATAGCTTCGTTATGGCAGCTGAAGACTTACGACCGTCTCCGTCTTCATCTCCCAAAACAGTTCTGCGAGCTCATTCTCATGCCATTCCCTGCAGATTTCCCAACCTACCCGACCAAACAGCAGTTCCTTGGTTACTTAAAGGCTTACGCAGAGCGTTTTGATCTAAAGCCGGCTTTCAACACGACGGTGGTGAGTGCCAAGTACGACAGTCACTCCGGTCTTTGGCTGGTTAAGACTTTGGGGTTGAAAACAGAGGAGGAGATTGAGTACGTTTGTCAGTGGCTGATAGTCGCCACCGGAGAAAATGCCGAGGAGGTTGTGCCGGAGTTTGAAGGAGCCAGTGACTTTGGTGGGACCATTGTTCATACGAGCTCTTACAAGAGCGGCGAGCTGTTCCAGGGAAAGAAGGTTTTAGTTGTTGGATGTGGGAATTCAGGCATGGAGGTTTGCTTGGATCTCTGCAACTATAATGCAAAGCCCTCACTTGTGGTTAAAGATTCG GTGCACATTTTGCCGCAAGAGATACTGGGAATATCGACTTTTGGGCTGTCGATGTGGTTGCTCAAGTGGTTTCCCATGCGCCTTGTGGATCGCTTCTTGCTTCTCGTCTCACGCTTTCTGCTTGGCGACACAACTCGCTTTGGAATCAACCGTCCTCAGCGTGGCCCTCTCGAGCTCAAGTCCGTCTCCGGCAAGACACCTGTGCTCGATGTTGGAACCGTCGCTAAGATCCGAAGTGGTGATATCAAG GTGCGCAAGGCGATAAAGCAAGTAAAACATCAATCCGTGGAGTTCGTAGACGGAAAAGTGGAGAGTTTCGACGCCATAATTTTGGCAACAGGTTACAGAAGTAATGTGATGTCATGGTTGAAG GGTTTTGATGAGAACTCTTATCGTAGGTTTTAA